The following DNA comes from Thermodesulfobacteriota bacterium.
GAAAACAAGGGATTTTATCACGTACTTCATTTTTTTGATGAAAGCAGGATACAGGTTGCAGCGCAGGCGCTTGGAATCGCCCAGGGAGCCTATGATCGGGCACTTGCTTACGTTAAGCAGCGTGAACAATTCGGCAAAAAAATCGCCCAGTTTCAGGTTACCCAGCATAAGCTTGCGGATATGATTACCAAAATAGAGCTTGCCAGGCTAATGACTTACAAGGCTGCTTGGAACTTTGACCAGGGCCGTATCGATCCCAAACTGACATCCATGGCAAAGATGTATGCGGCCCGCACTGCTGTGGAAGTTGCTGACGAGGCCATACAGCTTTTGGGTGGATATGGGTACATGGCGGAGTATGAAGTTGAACGGTTCTACCGGGATGCAAAAATTACCGAAATTTATGAAGGCACCAAGGAAATTCAGAAAAATACCATAGCCAGTTCGGTTATTGGTAAACTAAAATAGATTCTGGAGGCTATTATGCTTGATTTAATTAAAAAGACCATGCTTACCGGTATTGGCCTTGCACTTTTAGCAAAGGATGAAGTAGAAGGCTTAGCCAAAGAACTTGTTGATAAAGGTAAAATGTCGGAAAAAGACGGAAAAAAGTTTTTGGATGATCTTTCCAAACGATATGAGGAAGTCCAGGAAAAACTGGAAAACAGGGTGGAAAAGACCGTAAAGGAATTTCTTAAAAAAGCGGATATCGTAACGACTGATGATTTGAAGGCGTTAAAAAAGGAAATCAGAGAGCTTAAAAGTGCCGTTAGCAAGGATCAGTAGAAAAAACACAGCCATCCATTTTCCAAAAGTCTCAAATTGATGATTTAAAACTCATATTTTGCACCCTTTAGTTTGGCCTAAGCCGCAGGCGATAAGGGATAACCATAAATTTTTACCCCTTACCGTTTTAAAGGTGACTAAAATTAGGGGTGCGAAACTTGAGTTAAAATCTTAAACCAGCAAACCGTGCCTATGCTCAGTATAAAAAAAATAGGTGTGTTAGGGCGGACTTATCGCCATTTCAATCGCTATCGCCAGATACTGACCGTTCTTTTCAGATACGGCTATGGTGATCTTATAGACCGGCTGAAAATTGACCAGTACATTGAGATCGGGCTTCAAATGATCTCCAGGAAACGTCGTGAGCGTGTTGAAAAACTGACACGGGCGGAAAGAATCAGGATGGCTCTTGAAGAACTTGGGCCAACCTATGTTAAACTGGGCCAGATACTCTCCACCCGCCCCGATCTGGTGCCGGTTGATTTTATTGATGAATTTGCCAAGCTTCAGGATAAAGTTCCTCCATTTCCATTCAGTGAAGCCAAGCAGATTGTCCAGTCCGAACTTGGCTCTAAGCTTGAAGATATTTTTAACTCTTTTGATGAAGAACCTTTCGCTTCTGCTTCCATAGGACAGGTGCACCGGGCCAGGTTGAAAGATGGCGAAGAGGTGGCGGTTAAGGTTCAGCGTCCCGGAATAACGAAGGTTATAGAAGTCGATCTTGAAATAATGCTTCATCTTGCCACACTTATGGAACGCCATATAGAAGAGATGGTTTTGCAGCGTCCCATTAAAATCGTGGAGGAATATGCCAGAACTCTTGAAAAAGAGATCGACTACACCATTGAAGCGACCAGCATGCAGCGAGTTGCCATGCAATTTCTGGACGACCCGAATATTTATATTCCCAAAGTGTTTCGTGATAAGTCCACCGAACGTATCCTCACGGCCGAATTTATTGAAGGCATCAAGGTGTCTGAAATTGATCGGATCGAAGATGCCGGTCTTGACAGAAATATTATTACGGTTCGGGGAACTGAATTATCACTCAAGCAGGTTTTTGATTATGGATTTTTTCATGCGGATCCACATCCCGGCAATATTTTTGTCCTGGCCAACAATGTAATCTGTTTGATAGATTTTGGCATGATGGGCAGTGTGGATACCTTTACCAAAGAAAGATTTGTTGATCTGCTTGACAGCATTGTGAGAAAGGACGAATCAAAAGCAGCCCAGACGATTCTTAAACTGACCACCTGGGATACAGCGCCGGATGTTCGTTTTTTTGAAAAAGATGTTTCAGAGTTCATGATGCAGCATCTCTACAAGCCGTTAAAGGATATTAAAATCGGCAAACTGCTTCAAAATATGATAGAGTTGACTTCCAGGCACCGACTGACGATTCTGCCCGATCTTTTCCTTATGATGAAGGCGCTTACCACCGCCGAAGGCGTTGCTTTGATGCTCGATCCTGATTTCGACATGATCGGCCACACCAAACCTTTTATCAAACGGGCAATACTGGAAAGATTTACCGCCAAGAGGATTGCCGGAAACTTTTATAATCTGGCATCAGAGATTCTACAATTTATGCAGCAGTTCCCCAAAGACGCTCTTGAAATCACCCATTTGCTTAAAAATAAGAATCTGTCATTAAATTTAGAGCACCGTGGTCTTGAGACCATGCTTTCCACTTATGATCAGATAAGCAACCGGGTATCATTTTC
Coding sequences within:
- a CDS encoding AarF/ABC1/UbiB kinase family protein produces the protein MLSIKKIGVLGRTYRHFNRYRQILTVLFRYGYGDLIDRLKIDQYIEIGLQMISRKRRERVEKLTRAERIRMALEELGPTYVKLGQILSTRPDLVPVDFIDEFAKLQDKVPPFPFSEAKQIVQSELGSKLEDIFNSFDEEPFASASIGQVHRARLKDGEEVAVKVQRPGITKVIEVDLEIMLHLATLMERHIEEMVLQRPIKIVEEYARTLEKEIDYTIEATSMQRVAMQFLDDPNIYIPKVFRDKSTERILTAEFIEGIKVSEIDRIEDAGLDRNIITVRGTELSLKQVFDYGFFHADPHPGNIFVLANNVICLIDFGMMGSVDTFTKERFVDLLDSIVRKDESKAAQTILKLTTWDTAPDVRFFEKDVSEFMMQHLYKPLKDIKIGKLLQNMIELTSRHRLTILPDLFLMMKALTTAEGVALMLDPDFDMIGHTKPFIKRAILERFTAKRIAGNFYNLASEILQFMQQFPKDALEITHLLKNKNLSLNLEHRGLETMLSTYDQISNRVSFSIIIAALIIGSALIVISDVPPLFYGISLIGIVGFLTAAIMGMWLLIAILRKGRL